A region of Jannaschia sp. W003 DNA encodes the following proteins:
- a CDS encoding DmsC/YnfH family molybdoenzyme membrane anchor subunit, producing the protein MHPAPSVILFSSLSGAGFGLLFFLGLMPDPPRGWVAFVFFLVAYALAVGGLLAATFHLKNPRNAWKAYREWRTSWLSREMWAAIAALLTMGLYAAALVFLDLHVAPLGWLGAALSMLTVFTTSMIYAQLRAVPRWNQPATPAMFLAYSLAGGALLAGQATLAGVLLLLAGAINVWHWWKGDRRFAEAGTTIRTATRLDGTVTLFEKPHTGDNYLTREMVFTVARRHAAKLRIIAILLASLIPAAMMLLTLHHWTAAVAVLLHIAGVGVARWLFFAEAEHVVGLYYGAHLDRQAA; encoded by the coding sequence ATGCACCCCGCGCCTTCCGTCATCCTCTTCTCGTCGCTCTCGGGCGCCGGCTTCGGCCTCCTGTTCTTCCTCGGCCTCATGCCCGACCCGCCGCGCGGCTGGGTGGCCTTCGTGTTCTTCCTGGTCGCCTACGCCCTCGCCGTGGGCGGCCTGCTGGCGGCCACCTTCCACCTCAAGAACCCCCGCAACGCCTGGAAGGCCTACCGCGAGTGGCGCACCTCGTGGCTCAGCCGCGAGATGTGGGCCGCCATCGCCGCGCTGCTGACCATGGGCCTCTACGCCGCCGCCCTCGTGTTCCTCGACCTGCACGTCGCCCCCTTGGGCTGGCTCGGCGCCGCGCTCTCGATGCTGACCGTGTTCACCACCTCGATGATCTACGCCCAGCTCCGCGCCGTGCCGCGCTGGAACCAGCCCGCGACCCCGGCGATGTTCCTCGCCTACAGCCTCGCCGGCGGCGCGCTGCTCGCCGGTCAGGCCACGCTGGCGGGCGTGCTCCTGCTCCTCGCCGGCGCGATAAACGTTTGGCATTGGTGGAAGGGCGACCGGCGCTTCGCCGAGGCCGGCACCACGATCCGCACCGCGACGCGCCTCGACGGCACCGTCACCCTGTTCGAGAAGCCCCACACCGGCGACAACTACCTGACCCGCGAGATGGTCTTCACCGTCGCCCGCCGCCACGCCGCCAAGCTGCGGATCATTGCGATCCTCCTCGCCTCGCTGATCCCGGCGGCCATGATGCTGCTGACCCTGCACCACTGGACGGCGGCGGTGGCCGTCCTCCTCCACATCGCCGGCGTCGGCGTCGCCCGCTGGCTGTTCTTCGCCGAGGCCGAGCACGTGGTGGGCCTCTACTACGGCGCGCATCTGGACCGGCAGGCGGCGTAA
- a CDS encoding FAD-dependent oxidoreductase, whose product MLDQARIVIIGGGAVGCSALWHLAKMGQTDALLLERNELTAGSTWHAAGNCPTFAGSLGVMKMQRYSADLYRRLERETGTPFTYNVTGSVRLAHTEDRMREFEHVRSWGRREDMPVEMMSVADIEDAYPFIETHDLRGGFWDAHDGDADPASLTQAFATGARALGARIRRHSAATGIRREGDEWVVETTQGDVRCEIVVNAAGYYAQRVGAWFEPFGARRVPMCVLQHQYLLTEEIPELEGWTHENGRKVPLLRDPDVSYYLRQEKAGLNLGPYERGGQGAWMDGSMPDDFSFQLYPDDLDRLEPYIEDACARVPLLASAGISKVINGPIPYAPDGLPLVGPMPGVPNAFEACVFTFGIAQAGGAGKVLAEWITEGATEWDMWAVDPRRYGGHLGQDAVNARGLQVYRHEYAIHHPRHAWPAGRDLRLSPVDDRIRAAGGQMGSFGDWERALWYARPGDDTSEAASETFDRKGPWWDAVAEECAAVRDSVGVIDICGFSRFNLDGEGAAAWLESKMSGRLPKPGRVGLAYFADHRGRCVTEMSVIRHGTDHFTLITAAVAQLHDRDWLTRDMPEGVTLTDHTDAFDTLLVTGPEARVLLQRIATDYDLAKPWLTHGTATVAGRPCHLVRVSFAGDLGWEIHAANEHVPALWDAVSAAGARPFGMIALDSMRLEKGWLAWKQDLSTDYTLRELGLARFMRDPGPEPERRLALLRYEGDLDPLYMANVSAGGAIVGEVTSAGWGHRSGMALALAMIPAGLDEGTALIIDVFGESVPANVLAGPAWDADFARIRA is encoded by the coding sequence ATGCTAGATCAGGCCCGCATCGTCATCATCGGGGGCGGCGCCGTCGGCTGCTCGGCCCTGTGGCACCTCGCGAAGATGGGCCAGACCGACGCCCTCCTGCTCGAGCGCAACGAGCTGACCGCCGGCAGCACATGGCACGCCGCCGGCAACTGCCCGACCTTCGCGGGCTCCCTCGGCGTGATGAAGATGCAGCGCTACTCCGCCGACCTCTACCGCCGGCTGGAGCGGGAGACCGGCACCCCCTTCACCTACAACGTCACCGGGTCCGTCCGCCTCGCCCACACCGAGGACCGGATGCGCGAGTTCGAGCACGTCCGCAGTTGGGGCCGCCGCGAGGACATGCCCGTGGAGATGATGAGCGTGGCCGACATCGAAGACGCTTACCCCTTCATCGAGACCCACGACCTCCGGGGCGGCTTCTGGGACGCCCACGACGGCGACGCCGATCCTGCCAGCCTGACGCAGGCCTTCGCCACCGGCGCCCGCGCCCTCGGCGCCCGCATCCGCCGCCACTCGGCCGCGACGGGTATCCGCCGGGAAGGCGACGAGTGGGTGGTCGAGACGACGCAGGGCGACGTCCGCTGCGAGATCGTCGTCAATGCCGCCGGCTACTACGCCCAGCGCGTCGGCGCGTGGTTCGAGCCCTTCGGCGCCCGCCGTGTCCCGATGTGCGTGCTCCAGCACCAGTACCTGCTGACCGAAGAGATTCCCGAGCTGGAGGGGTGGACGCACGAGAACGGCCGCAAGGTCCCCCTCCTGCGCGACCCCGACGTCTCCTACTACCTGCGCCAGGAGAAGGCCGGCCTGAACCTCGGCCCCTACGAGCGCGGCGGCCAGGGCGCGTGGATGGACGGCTCGATGCCCGACGACTTCAGCTTCCAGCTCTACCCCGACGACCTCGACCGGCTGGAGCCGTACATCGAGGACGCCTGCGCCCGCGTCCCCCTGCTGGCCTCGGCGGGCATCAGCAAGGTCATCAACGGCCCCATCCCCTACGCCCCCGACGGCCTGCCGCTGGTCGGCCCCATGCCCGGCGTGCCGAACGCCTTCGAGGCCTGCGTCTTCACCTTCGGCATCGCCCAAGCGGGCGGCGCCGGAAAGGTGCTGGCCGAGTGGATCACCGAGGGCGCCACCGAGTGGGACATGTGGGCCGTCGACCCCCGCCGCTACGGAGGCCACCTCGGCCAGGACGCCGTAAATGCGCGCGGCCTGCAGGTCTACCGCCACGAATACGCCATCCACCACCCCCGCCACGCCTGGCCCGCGGGCCGCGACCTGCGCCTCTCGCCCGTGGACGACCGCATCCGCGCCGCCGGCGGCCAGATGGGCAGCTTCGGCGACTGGGAGCGCGCCCTCTGGTACGCCCGCCCCGGCGACGACACGTCGGAAGCCGCCTCTGAAACCTTTGATCGGAAGGGCCCGTGGTGGGACGCCGTGGCCGAGGAATGCGCCGCCGTGCGGGACTCCGTGGGCGTGATCGACATCTGCGGCTTCTCGCGCTTCAACCTCGATGGCGAGGGCGCCGCCGCGTGGCTGGAATCGAAGATGTCCGGCCGCCTGCCGAAGCCCGGCCGCGTGGGTCTCGCCTACTTCGCCGACCACCGGGGCCGCTGCGTGACCGAGATGAGCGTCATTCGCCACGGCACGGACCACTTTACCCTCATCACCGCCGCCGTGGCCCAGCTCCACGACCGCGACTGGCTGACGCGGGACATGCCCGAGGGCGTCACCCTCACCGACCACACGGATGCCTTCGACACCCTCCTCGTCACCGGCCCCGAGGCCCGCGTCCTGCTTCAGCGCATCGCCACCGACTACGACCTCGCGAAGCCCTGGCTCACCCACGGCACGGCGACGGTCGCGGGCCGGCCCTGCCACCTCGTCCGCGTCAGCTTCGCCGGCGACCTCGGCTGGGAGATCCACGCCGCGAACGAGCACGTCCCCGCCCTCTGGGACGCCGTGTCCGCGGCGGGCGCCCGCCCCTTCGGCATGATCGCCCTCGACTCCATGCGGCTCGAGAAGGGCTGGCTCGCGTGGAAGCAGGACCTGTCCACCGACTACACCCTGCGCGAACTCGGGCTCGCGCGCTTCATGCGCGACCCCGGCCCCGAGCCGGAGCGCCGCCTCGCCTTGCTCCGCTACGAGGGCGACCTCGATCCCCTCTACATGGCGAACGTCAGCGCGGGCGGCGCGATCGTCGGCGAGGTCACCTCCGCCGGCTGGGGCCACCGCAGCGGCATGGCCCTCGCCCTCGCCATGATCCCCGCCGGGCTGGACGAGGGCACGGCGCTCATCATCGACGTGTTCGGCGAATCCGTCCCCGCCAACGTCCTCGCCGGCCCCGCATGGGACGCCGACTTCGCCCGGATCCGCGCGTGA
- a CDS encoding AMP-binding protein, with protein MLNDHGFGQDSRRAPADSAVTELGGTRVLEIAAQSSHDFLDAAFAAYARRQVFAISRPDTSLRGMVGSVERLELPERPRLGWGHPSHEPSDATDAAQIVFTSGTEGPPKAIVLSHRNLADVVERLNAIMELTGEVREYVGVPVTYSFGLGRARAVAAVGGQIYLPERFDPAEIGRMLARGEINAASAVPSLWRLVLANRDAIGAAGSQMRWIEIGSQYMSGPDKSAMRELFPNARIVQHYGLTEASRSTFLDVSRAPEMLLDSVGRAAGSVALKIAQDGAVHIRGDHIALGRLGPGGTVVPLTEGEGWLATRDRGEIREDHLWYLGRLDDQINLAGIKVGAEMIERAVAEIVPAAAGRIAAAALSDPARGEVVLLAYEEDTAQLAPVIEAAARTVLARRGIEAPGALRVMAVDALPRTGTDKIRRAALPALWEEIQGDAVATDVTPGADLTDDEARVAAVWQRVLGPVPLSPESSYYDAGGDSLSSVQIGLVMEAERWSRKSVRATLEGRTIGEIAGLEGVVPFSEEPLGADPATAAPAHASDTLPDRTVRNWSVSIARGVMALSVLVSHWGPGLFGALGVGDFVERWFSTIYRAGTPGFAAVFGIGVGFYMLPDFAARREGIFRRMATSFRLVATGLVLLAFIDLLNGYMAGEQIGTRRFANAFYGVLAYYAFILGTARYWLPALAALRDPRIVLVPLVPAFWIAWQGSAVILPGDQFDILEIARLMAGQGGYNVFKMTMVAAAGAAIGYWIARQDDTRALSGTLLLGGGSAAALCFLAMGQVGGFDNLGDRDSMAFTSVPGLMFYVAAAATLIGGGMRILPYWERLSHAVRLPLKFLVVAGSLALPIYVLHQLVIPGRNLLLHAGLPNLPALALAMSLFLTAMGYAGRRLWRMYFG; from the coding sequence ATGCTCAACGACCATGGCTTCGGTCAGGACTCCCGTCGCGCACCCGCCGATTCCGCGGTCACCGAGCTGGGTGGCACCCGCGTCCTCGAAATCGCCGCCCAGAGCTCGCACGACTTTCTCGACGCGGCGTTCGCAGCCTATGCGCGCCGGCAAGTCTTCGCGATCTCGCGGCCCGACACGTCGCTCCGCGGCATGGTGGGTTCGGTCGAGCGGCTGGAGCTTCCCGAACGGCCCCGCCTCGGATGGGGCCATCCCTCCCACGAGCCGTCCGACGCGACGGACGCCGCGCAGATCGTCTTCACCTCGGGCACCGAAGGCCCGCCGAAGGCCATCGTGCTTAGCCACCGCAATCTCGCCGACGTGGTGGAACGCCTCAACGCCATCATGGAACTGACCGGGGAGGTACGCGAGTACGTCGGCGTTCCGGTGACCTACTCCTTCGGCCTTGGGCGCGCGCGCGCCGTGGCGGCGGTGGGCGGCCAGATCTATCTGCCCGAACGGTTCGACCCAGCGGAGATCGGCCGGATGCTCGCGCGCGGCGAGATCAACGCCGCCTCGGCCGTGCCCTCGCTTTGGCGGCTCGTGCTCGCGAACCGCGATGCGATCGGCGCCGCGGGTTCGCAGATGCGCTGGATCGAGATCGGCAGCCAGTACATGTCCGGCCCGGACAAGTCGGCGATGCGCGAACTCTTCCCCAACGCGCGGATCGTCCAGCATTACGGCCTGACCGAGGCTTCGCGCTCGACCTTCCTCGACGTCTCGCGTGCGCCCGAGATGCTTCTGGACTCGGTGGGCCGTGCGGCGGGATCGGTCGCGCTGAAGATCGCGCAGGACGGCGCCGTGCACATCCGCGGCGACCACATCGCCCTTGGACGCCTCGGACCGGGCGGCACGGTCGTTCCGCTGACCGAAGGAGAAGGTTGGCTGGCCACACGCGATCGCGGCGAGATCCGCGAGGACCACCTCTGGTACCTCGGCCGCCTCGACGACCAGATCAACCTGGCGGGCATCAAGGTCGGTGCCGAGATGATCGAACGGGCGGTCGCCGAAATCGTACCTGCGGCTGCGGGGCGCATCGCCGCCGCCGCCCTCTCCGATCCCGCGCGCGGCGAGGTCGTCCTGCTGGCCTACGAGGAGGACACCGCACAGTTGGCCCCGGTCATTGAGGCCGCAGCGCGTACGGTGCTCGCGCGAAGAGGAATCGAAGCACCCGGAGCCCTCCGCGTCATGGCCGTGGACGCCCTGCCGCGCACTGGAACAGACAAGATCCGGCGCGCGGCGCTGCCGGCCCTGTGGGAAGAGATCCAAGGCGACGCGGTCGCCACGGATGTGACTCCGGGCGCGGACCTTACCGACGACGAAGCGCGCGTCGCGGCGGTGTGGCAGCGTGTGCTCGGACCGGTGCCGCTCTCGCCCGAATCCTCATACTACGATGCGGGGGGGGACTCGCTGTCCTCCGTCCAGATCGGCCTGGTGATGGAGGCCGAAAGGTGGTCGCGGAAATCGGTGCGCGCGACCCTCGAGGGCCGCACGATCGGGGAGATCGCAGGCTTGGAAGGGGTGGTCCCCTTCTCCGAAGAACCCTTGGGGGCCGATCCCGCAACCGCCGCACCAGCCCACGCGTCGGATACCCTGCCGGATCGGACCGTGCGCAACTGGTCGGTCTCGATCGCACGCGGGGTGATGGCCCTCTCCGTGCTCGTTTCGCACTGGGGTCCGGGCCTGTTCGGCGCACTCGGCGTCGGAGATTTCGTCGAACGCTGGTTCTCCACGATCTATCGCGCAGGCACACCCGGCTTCGCCGCGGTGTTCGGCATCGGCGTCGGCTTCTACATGCTTCCGGACTTCGCGGCGCGGCGCGAAGGAATCTTCCGGCGCATGGCGACCTCGTTCCGCCTCGTTGCGACCGGCCTCGTACTGCTCGCCTTCATCGATCTCCTGAACGGATACATGGCCGGCGAACAGATCGGCACGCGCAGGTTCGCGAACGCGTTCTACGGAGTGCTGGCCTACTATGCCTTCATCCTCGGCACGGCTCGGTACTGGCTGCCGGCGCTGGCAGCGCTGCGCGACCCGCGCATCGTCCTCGTGCCGCTGGTTCCAGCGTTCTGGATCGCGTGGCAAGGCTCCGCGGTCATCCTGCCCGGTGATCAGTTCGACATTCTCGAGATCGCGCGCCTCATGGCAGGGCAAGGTGGTTACAACGTCTTCAAGATGACCATGGTAGCGGCGGCGGGAGCCGCGATCGGCTACTGGATCGCACGTCAGGACGATACCCGCGCATTGTCCGGCACCCTCCTGCTGGGAGGGGGGTCCGCCGCGGCGCTCTGCTTCCTAGCGATGGGCCAGGTGGGAGGCTTCGACAACCTTGGCGATCGAGATAGTATGGCCTTCACCTCAGTACCCGGCCTGATGTTCTACGTCGCGGCCGCGGCGACGCTCATCGGCGGCGGGATGCGGATCCTGCCGTACTGGGAACGGCTCTCGCACGCGGTCCGTCTGCCCCTTAAGTTCCTCGTCGTCGCCGGCAGCTTGGCCCTGCCGATATACGTGCTGCACCAACTGGTCATTCCCGGACGCAACCTCCTGCTGCACGCCGGGTTGCCGAACCTTCCCGCACTTGCCCTGGCCATGTCGCTCTTCCTTACGGCGATGGGCTATGCGGGGCGCCGCTTGTGGCGAATGTACTTCGGCTAA
- a CDS encoding 4Fe-4S dicluster domain-containing protein, producing the protein MTALPPPSQKKLGLVIDLDTCVGCHACVIACKGWNTQNYGAPLSDRNAYGDSEGTFLNRIHAYEVQPDPTLAEAVPPRLAQTVHFPKSCLHCEDAPCVTVCPTGASYKRAEDGIVLVNEDACMGCGLCAWACPYGAREVDELAGVMKKCTLCVDRIYNETLEEVDRVPACVRTCPAGARHFGDLGDAESDVSKLVAARGGVDLMPEQGTRPVNKYLPPRPKDTLGAPVMEGDEDVLAPFLAPVYAETGDAEPAGFLGWLDRALERI; encoded by the coding sequence ATGACCGCCCTGCCCCCGCCGTCCCAGAAGAAGCTCGGCCTCGTCATCGACCTCGACACCTGCGTCGGCTGCCACGCCTGCGTGATCGCCTGCAAAGGCTGGAACACGCAGAACTACGGCGCGCCCCTCAGCGACCGGAACGCCTACGGCGACAGCGAGGGCACCTTCCTCAACCGCATCCACGCCTACGAGGTGCAGCCCGACCCCACCCTCGCCGAGGCCGTCCCCCCGCGCCTCGCGCAGACCGTCCACTTCCCGAAGTCCTGCCTCCACTGCGAGGACGCGCCCTGCGTCACGGTCTGCCCCACGGGCGCCTCCTACAAGCGCGCCGAGGACGGCATCGTGCTGGTGAACGAGGACGCCTGCATGGGCTGCGGCCTGTGCGCCTGGGCCTGCCCCTACGGCGCGCGCGAGGTCGACGAGCTGGCCGGCGTCATGAAGAAGTGCACCCTGTGCGTGGACCGCATCTACAATGAGACGCTGGAGGAGGTGGACCGCGTCCCCGCCTGCGTCCGCACCTGCCCCGCCGGCGCCCGCCACTTCGGCGACCTTGGCGACGCGGAGTCGGACGTCTCGAAGCTGGTCGCGGCGCGCGGCGGCGTCGACCTCATGCCCGAGCAGGGCACGCGCCCCGTGAACAAGTACCTCCCCCCGCGCCCCAAGGACACGCTCGGCGCCCCCGTGATGGAGGGCGACGAGGACGTCCTCGCCCCGTTCCTGGCCCCCGTCTACGCCGAGACCGGCGATGCCGAGCCGGCGGGCTTCCTCGGCTGGCTCGACCGGGCGCTGGAGCGGATCTGA
- a CDS encoding FAD-dependent oxidoreductase, producing the protein MTPPTTARVVVIGGGVVGCSVAYHLAKLGWNPVLLERKRLTSGTTWHAAGLIAQLRATPAMTRLAKYSQELYGTLESETGVATGFRRCGSITVALTPARAEEIRRQAGMARAWGVEVEEIGAADVKACYPHLRTDDVQAAVWLPKDGQGDPANIAHALAKGARQNGAQVFENTALTGVRRQGDRVTHVEWRQGEDTGTIACDHVVNCGGMWARDLGWMLGANVPLQACEHFYIVTEAIENLGTLPVLRVPDECAYYKEDAGKMLLGAFEPVAKPWGPIPEDFEFDQLPEDFDHFEPILERAVARMPMLESAGIHTFFNGPESFTPDDAYHLGPCPGTANVWVAAGFNSIGIQSAGGAGLALSQWMEGGEMPFDLVDVDVARMEPFQGNRRYLRERASETLGLLYADHFPFRQKATARGVRRSPIHRELLDRGAVMGELAGWERANWFAREGQAAVYDYDWHRPAWWENRRAEHMAVREGVGLYDMSSFGKLRIEGRDALRLLLIACGAEMDVAAGRIVYTQMLNARGGIEADVTVTRLSETAFLMVTPAATRLRDETRLRRLAGNMAVTITDVTAGEAVMAVMGPDARAVLADACADDMSDAAQPFGTARNVELGLGLARLHRVSYVGELGYEVYVSADMAAHAFETLVAAGDPHGLRLVGLHAMDTLRMEKAFRHMGHDITPEDHVVEAGLAFACRKSGDYVGANAVAAKRESGPARRLLQFRLRDPEPELHHAEPILRDGEMVGHLTSGGYGHALGAAVGLGYVPCAGEKVADLVASQWEIEIAGTRVAAEASLRPMYDPTGERMRA; encoded by the coding sequence ATGACCCCTCCCACCACCGCCCGCGTCGTCGTCATCGGCGGCGGCGTCGTTGGCTGCTCGGTCGCCTATCATCTGGCGAAACTCGGGTGGAATCCGGTACTTCTGGAGCGAAAGCGCCTCACCTCCGGCACCACATGGCACGCCGCCGGCCTCATCGCCCAGCTCCGCGCGACCCCCGCCATGACGCGGCTGGCCAAGTACAGCCAGGAACTCTACGGCACCCTCGAATCCGAGACCGGCGTCGCCACCGGCTTCCGTCGCTGCGGCTCCATCACCGTCGCGCTAACCCCCGCCCGCGCCGAGGAAATCCGCCGCCAGGCCGGCATGGCCCGCGCCTGGGGCGTGGAGGTCGAGGAGATCGGCGCCGCCGACGTGAAGGCCTGCTACCCACACCTGCGCACCGACGACGTGCAGGCCGCCGTCTGGCTGCCGAAGGACGGTCAGGGCGACCCCGCCAACATCGCCCACGCGCTGGCCAAGGGGGCGCGCCAGAACGGCGCGCAAGTGTTTGAGAACACGGCCCTGACCGGCGTCCGGCGGCAGGGCGACCGCGTCACCCACGTCGAGTGGCGGCAGGGTGAGGACACCGGCACCATCGCCTGCGATCACGTCGTCAACTGCGGCGGCATGTGGGCCCGCGACCTCGGGTGGATGCTCGGCGCCAACGTCCCCCTACAAGCCTGCGAGCACTTCTACATCGTCACGGAAGCCATTGAGAACCTTGGAACGCTGCCCGTCCTGCGCGTCCCCGACGAGTGCGCCTACTACAAGGAAGACGCGGGCAAGATGCTGCTCGGCGCCTTCGAGCCGGTGGCGAAACCGTGGGGTCCGATCCCCGAGGACTTCGAGTTCGACCAGCTCCCCGAGGACTTCGACCACTTCGAGCCGATCCTGGAACGCGCCGTCGCCCGCATGCCGATGCTGGAATCCGCCGGCATCCACACGTTCTTTAACGGTCCCGAAAGCTTTACCCCCGATGATGCGTACCACCTCGGACCGTGCCCCGGCACGGCCAACGTCTGGGTCGCGGCGGGCTTCAACTCCATCGGCATCCAGTCCGCCGGGGGTGCGGGGCTGGCGCTCTCGCAGTGGATGGAGGGCGGCGAGATGCCCTTCGACCTTGTGGACGTCGACGTCGCCCGGATGGAGCCGTTCCAGGGCAACCGCCGCTACCTGCGCGAGCGGGCGAGCGAGACGCTGGGCCTGCTCTATGCGGACCACTTCCCGTTCCGCCAGAAGGCGACGGCCCGGGGCGTGCGCCGCTCGCCGATCCACCGCGAGCTGCTCGACCGCGGCGCGGTGATGGGCGAACTGGCCGGCTGGGAGCGCGCCAACTGGTTCGCCCGCGAAGGTCAAGCGGCTGTCTACGACTACGACTGGCACCGCCCCGCGTGGTGGGAGAACCGCCGCGCGGAGCACATGGCGGTGCGCGAGGGCGTCGGCCTCTACGACATGTCCAGCTTCGGCAAGCTGCGCATCGAGGGCCGCGACGCCCTGCGCCTCCTCCTCATCGCCTGCGGCGCCGAGATGGACGTCGCCGCGGGCCGCATCGTCTACACCCAGATGCTCAACGCCCGCGGCGGCATCGAGGCCGACGTCACCGTCACCCGCCTCTCCGAGACCGCCTTCCTCATGGTCACCCCCGCCGCCACCCGCCTGCGCGACGAGACCCGCCTGCGCCGCCTCGCGGGTAACATGGCGGTCACGATCACCGACGTCACGGCCGGCGAGGCGGTGATGGCCGTGATGGGCCCGGACGCCCGCGCGGTGCTGGCCGATGCCTGCGCGGACGACATGAGCGACGCCGCGCAACCCTTTGGAACGGCACGGAACGTCGAGCTGGGCCTCGGCCTCGCGCGCCTTCACCGCGTTTCCTACGTAGGCGAGTTGGGCTACGAGGTCTACGTCTCCGCCGACATGGCCGCCCATGCCTTCGAGACACTCGTGGCGGCAGGCGATCCGCACGGGCTGCGCCTCGTCGGCCTCCACGCCATGGACACCCTGCGCATGGAGAAGGCGTTCCGCCACATGGGCCATGACATCACCCCCGAGGACCACGTCGTCGAGGCCGGCCTAGCCTTCGCCTGCCGCAAGTCGGGCGACTACGTCGGCGCGAATGCGGTTGCCGCCAAGCGCGAGAGCGGCCCCGCCCGCCGCCTCCTTCAGTTCCGCCTCCGCGACCCGGAGCCCGAGCTGCACCACGCCGAGCCGATCCTGCGCGACGGCGAGATGGTCGGCCACCTCACCTCGGGCGGCTACGGCCATGCCCTTGGGGCGGCCGTGGGGCTGGGCTACGTGCCCTGCGCGGGGGAAAAGGTCGCAGACTTGGTCGCCAGCCAGTGGGAGATCGAGATCGCCGGAACGCGCGTGGCGGCGGAGGCGTCGCTCCGCCCGATGTACGACCCTACCGGCGAGCGCATGCGCGCCTGA
- a CDS encoding helix-turn-helix domain-containing protein, with protein sequence MPTGDDLRALRRTRGLTLAEAAGRVGRSIGWLSQVERGRSTPDPDDLASLARAMDAPLSLLAPRGPEAERGRIVRTAHRRPLGERVLGLTEYLLSPDLTDGFEVIHSTFAPGAWRDDPVTRATTEIAHLVSGRLDLTIGGAPFSLAPGDTARIRGEPFTWANPYREPAVAIWTITPALYSQDSQC encoded by the coding sequence ATGCCCACCGGCGACGACCTCCGCGCCCTGCGCCGCACCCGCGGCCTCACCCTCGCCGAGGCCGCCGGCCGCGTGGGCCGCTCCATCGGCTGGCTCAGTCAGGTCGAACGCGGCCGCTCCACCCCCGACCCGGACGACCTCGCCAGCTTGGCCCGCGCCATGGACGCCCCCCTGTCCCTCCTCGCCCCCCGCGGCCCCGAGGCCGAACGGGGCCGCATCGTGCGAACAGCCCACCGCCGCCCCCTCGGCGAGCGCGTCCTCGGCCTCACCGAATACCTCCTCTCCCCCGACCTCACCGACGGCTTCGAGGTGATCCACTCCACCTTCGCCCCCGGTGCTTGGCGCGACGACCCCGTCACCCGCGCCACCACCGAGATCGCCCACCTCGTCTCGGGCCGCCTCGACCTCACCATCGGCGGCGCCCCCTTCTCGCTCGCCCCCGGCGACACCGCCCGCATCCGCGGCGAGCCCTTCACCTGGGCCAACCCCTACCGGGAGCCGGCGGTCGCCATCTGGACCATCACACCCGCCCTCTACTCGCAGGACAGCCAATGCTAG